A single region of the Anomaloglossus baeobatrachus isolate aAnoBae1 chromosome 2, aAnoBae1.hap1, whole genome shotgun sequence genome encodes:
- the LOC142286061 gene encoding uncharacterized protein LOC142286061, protein MELNMESLRNRKGESIDEVPKKMKLESSESEKYGTNQSLIMASKRPASPIPESIVSKRKRGEAMGDKADDGSSVSPKADTELNMESLRKRKGESIDKVPKRRRIETSESEKDGTYQSLIKASKRPGSPIQECIENKRKRGEAMGDKADDGSSGSPRADTEQLSGTTPAESPIIVTGLKSFTFHKTIGKGGYGKVMLATHKACKQKVAVKMVKKRLLIEDSRDDILIERQVLEMTRKSPFITRAFSTFQSQDYVFYVMEYLSGGDLRQFLKRNAPLPIPATRFIAAELICGLQFLHSRGIIHRPQYIIRPVNIIIITFYKLFPLPET, encoded by the exons atggagctgaatatggagagtttgaggaaTAGAAAGGGAGAGAGcatagatgaggtgccaaaaaaaatgaaattagAATCATCGGAAAGTGAAAAAtatggcaccaaccaaagccttatcaTGGCTTCAAAGAGACCTGCAAGCCCGATACCAGAGAGTATTGTGAGcaagaggaaaaggggagaagcgatgggggacaaagctgatgaCGGATCCAGCGTCTCCCCCAAAGCTGACACtgagctgaatatggagagtttgaggaagagaaagggagagagcatAGATAAGGTGCCAAAAAGAAGGAGAATAGAAACATCGGAGAGTGAAAAAGATGGCACCTaccaaagccttatcaaggcttcaaaaagacctggaagtcCGATACAGGAGTGTATCGAGAAcaagaggaaaaggggagaagcgatgggggacaaagctgatgatggatccagcggGTCCCCCAGAGCTGACACTGAGCAGCTGTCAG GGACAACCCCAGCTGAATCCCCCATCATTGTGACTGGACTGAagagcttcaccttccataaaacCATTGGAAAGGGTGGATAtggtaaa GTCATGTTGGCCACACATAAGGCCTGCAAACAAAAAGTGGCAGTGAAGATGGTAAAGAAGAGGCTCCTAATTGAGGACTCAAGAGACGACATACTGATAGAGCGACAAGTCctggagatgactaggaagagtccattcattactcgggctttttccaccttccagtcccag GACTACGTCTTCTACGTCATGGAATATCTCAGTGGAGGAGACCTTAGACAATTCCTGAAACGCAATGCCCCACTTCCCATTCCAGCCACCAG atttattgccgctgagctgatctgtgggctgcagtttctccactccagaggcatcatacacag GCCACAATACATCATTAGACCCGTTAATATAATAATTATCACATTTTATAAACTCTTCCCTTTACCAGAGACCTAA
- the LOC142282096 gene encoding protein kinase C theta type-like, with protein sequence MNIFGDTKTSDCVGTYIYMAPEIFLQKPYNTAVDWFSAGVVLYEMAIGGHPFYKGKLHWTTIMGKVNDEPVFPKKLDLQLKAIIKGLLDKSPESRQKFVDNIRDHPFFTEINWTDIEEARACPPFQLPLPEVMTLSKMNPVPCFSKLMRLPIAEEDQQLFCGFTFASDGWKVIKPMPKPVKPHRRTFCSIVRDALHRIWRRIKRWK encoded by the exons ATGAACATCTTTGGCGATACAAAGACTTCAGATTGTGTTGGAACCTATAtatacatggctcctgag ATTTTTCTACAGAAGCCCTACAACACagcagtggactggttctctgctggtgtgGTGTTATATGAGATGGCTATTGGTGGACATCCATTCTATAAAGGTAAACTTCATTGGACCACCATTATGGGAAAAGTCAATGATGAACCAGTCTTCCCAAAGAAATTGGACCTCCAACTCAAAGCCATCATTAAGGGG CTCCTGGATAAGTCACCAGAAAGTAGGCAAAAATTTGTGGATAATATCAGGGATCATCCATTCTTTACAGAGATTAACTGGACAGATATAGAGGAAGCCAGAGCATGTCCACCATTCCAGCTACCCCTT CCAGAAGTGATGACATTATCTAAAATGAATCCTGTCCCGTGCTTCAGCAAACTCATGAGACTACCGATAGCTGAAGAAGATCAACAACTCTTCTGTGGATTTACATTTGCCAGTGATGGATGGAAGGTCATAAAACCAATGCCAAAGCCTGTAAAACCCCATCGCAG GACATTTTGCAGTATTGTGAGGGACGCCTTACACAGGATCTGGAGGAGGATAAAACGCTGGAAGTGA